Part of the Brassica oleracea var. oleracea cultivar TO1000 chromosome C8, BOL, whole genome shotgun sequence genome is shown below.
ATTTAGATGCCCTTTCCTAAATTCTTTTCATGCAACACAAAATAGAAACGAACAACATCTTAATGTATAGACGCAAAATCAGTCATAGTATTCTTTTAGTAAAACATTGAAGAAACATAGGCAAAGAGAAGTATGAGTTTGGTTTGGTCTCTGTCTTAGTGTCTATCTATAAATAATTTGGTTTGGTCGCGGTTAAGTCAAATATGAAATAACTCTGGTCCTCTCTGTTTACTATTTGTTTCTTTTGCTTTTTCTACGTAGCCGATTTATTGATTTATTTATAGACAATTCTATCACACAGTCATTTTTAAGTTTTTATCGCAAAAATAGAATTAAAAAAATGATTAAAATAGTCCAATTTTATTTTGAAATTTTTAATTTTTATTTTTTAAAATTTAAAACTCTACCTTTTAACTCTCGATTAGTTAACTATAAGGTAAAAATACATTTTTACCTATTAATAAAATTTATTTTGGCAATTTTTTTCATTAAGACTATTTTTTTGACAAAAATTTAAAAATAGCTATCCTGGAAAATTTCTCTCTTTTTCATTTTCTTGTTAATAAAAGAACTCTGTAATCTTCATAAAGCAGAATCTTACATTTTCTGTCCATCTACTTGTGTTACCATAGATAGAAAAGTTTCAGTCTGTTACTTAACTCTTTACTTTTTCTCGTTTTCACATTTCTTTGTCCTCTCTTTGTGTTCATACACATCTACTCTTCCACTGATTGGGTGACTCATTTCTTCCAAAACCCATTTTAGGGTTCCCTCATATAAAGTAATCTCATCTGGCTTTTCTTGTCTCTCTCCTTGAGTTTTCTTACAAAGTGTCTTGCTTTGCTTTATATTTGTATATAAGAGGTTTACGCAATAAAAATACAAAATCAAGAAGAAAAAGGAGAACATGAATTGTCTGTTCATGTTCAAGTCGAAGAAACCTAAATCAAGAAGAGATCTCAAGAAAGAAAACAAAGACAAAAGAGGAAGAGAACTATTACAAAAGTCAGCTCCAGATTTATCAACAACAAGAAAGAACCAAACGTCCTCTACTTCGTTAAGCCTCCCAACACCAAGATCTCTGCCGTCTCCAACAAGTATAAGAGAATTGTACACAGAAAGGCAGCAAAATCGAAACCTGAGGGTTTTCTCTTACAAGGAACTCAGTGAAGCCACGTGTGGGTTTGACAGAAAGTTTCAGATAGGGGAAGGTGGGTTTGGTAATGTTTATAAAGCCACCATTAACAATCCCACCGGTGGAGATTCTTATTCTGTTCCACATACCGTCGCCGTTAAGAGACTCAAAAAACAAAGTCAACAGGTATATAACTTACATTTATGCAGAAAGATAGAGTTCGATCTTTGATAGTATAGATCCTCTGTTTGTAATGAAAGGGGCACAAGCAATGGCTTGCTGAGGTTCAGTTATTAGGCGTTGTTAATCACCCAAACGTAGTGAAGCTCTTAGGATATTGCTCAGAGGACACAGAGAGGCTTTTGGTTTATGAGTTAATGTCTAATCTAAGCTTAGAGGATCATCTCTTCACTAGAAGAACCCCAACTTTGCCGTGGAAACAAAGGCTTGAGATCATGCTAGGTGCAGCTCAAGGATTGGCTTATTTGCATGAAATCCAGGTGATTTTGAATCCACAAAAAAAAAAAAAAAACTGGTTTTACATTAGACCTCTCTAATTTTTTTTAATTTAAAATTAGGTATTAATAAGATACATGTTTTTTTTTTGCCAAGGTAATATACAGAGACTTCAAATCATCAAACGTGCTTTTGGACGATGATTTTAATCCGAAATTATCAGATTTTGGTCTGGCAAGAGAAGGTCCCGAAGGAGACAATACTCATGTTACAACCGTAGTACGTAACATTTCTCATATCTAGCTTACAAATTCGATATATTATTAGTTGCTTCTTTCACAAGTAACAACTTCCTCTTCTTCATTTTTTCATGAATCTCTCAAAAGAGAGTTGGAACCGACGGCTATGCGGCTCCGGAGTACGTAGAAACCGGACATCTCAGGAAACACAGCGATGTATATAGCTTTGGGGTTGTTCTGTACGAGATCATCACTGGTCGTCGAACAATCGAGAGAATGAAACCTTCGGCTGAAAAGATTCTTCTAGACTGGGTCAAACTATATCCAGTTAATAGCAAAAGCTTTAGAGTGATCGTTGACTCGAAGCTACAAAGCAAGTATCCAGTTGCTTTGGTCAGCAGAGTGGCTAAACTGGCTGATCTTTGTCTGAAGAAGAACGATACAGAGAGGCCCACCATGGCTTTTGTCGTTGAAAGTCTTAGTAAGATCATTGAAGAATCAAATACCGGAGATATGAGAAGTTCTATTAGAGAATCTACCAGAGGGGTTATGAGAGCATAGATGATTATCTTTCTTTAGAGTAGTGGAGAATAATTATGGTTTCTTTGCCTTATTTTCAAAACAAAATGATGTGGTTAATGTGCATAAATATGAAGGGTGAGAGAAGTCCAAGTAGTACTGTAGTAATGCTAAGCCAACTATAAGTTATAACAAAAGAGTTTCGTTAACAAATTGCTTTTGGAGTAAACTAAGATGTATTTTTAAACCACGTACGTTCATACAATCAAACAAAGACTGACACAAGTGCAGGGTATGTAAAGTATAGAGGGTCAGCTGACCCCAATAAATTTTATATCAGCAACTATATTTTTTATCCACACTTTTAAAACTTAAAATCATTTTGATAAAAAAAAATTAGTTTAATAGAAATATAGTATGTGTTACCTTTTCAATAGTTACACCGATTTTTTGTTTTTTAGTTTTTATAAGAAAAACGTTTTGTTTTATTTTGGGCTAAAATTATTGTTTTTTTTATGGGATGAAATGTTAAATTTATTAACAATCAATGGAATGAATAGTTATGTACATGTGAGACAAAAATAACTAAAGCCTAAGTATGTGTGCTAAACCAGAGTTGCATCAATCCCCGCAGGCGTGGCTTCTCCAAGTATTTTACCGATGATATGCGATTCCTCACTGTTTTCCCAGTCAACTTCGCTAGCTGAGTTACTTGTCTAGGCTTCTTGAGATGTTTCCTGTCATTTCCCTTCCTCCAAATCATGTAGATTGTCGTCTGGAAGGTAATTCTCAAAAGAATATAAACAAACCGATCAAACCCATGAGTTGTTAGATGCACAAGAGTACTCTCCCAGTCCGGGTCAGGAGGGCGACCTAACAATGTACCAATCACCTCTATCCAAAGGGTATAGGTATATGGGCAAGCAAAGAAGAGATGATCCCTTGATTCATTTGGTTCCCCACAAAATAGACACCCTTGAACAAGTCCCCAAGTACGCATGCGATCGCCCGTTGACAACCTGTCCCTTATAGCGAGCCAGGTGATGAAAGCAAACCTTGGAACACCCAGCGGAAACCAAACCACCTTACTCCATGGTACTGCTGGACTGTGAAAACGGATTTGTTGCCATGTCTCAAAGGTAGGGAAGCTTTTACCAAAATCAGTATCATTCCTCCTCCATAGAACGACGTCCTAGCCCAATTGATCTTAATCTGTGGTTTTCGATTGCCTGAGTAAGGTCCTTCATATGTCTATCACGACATCTCCTGAACCTCCAGAGATCCTCATTCCTCACATCACAAACCAAGGCTGATCTCGCTACACCAAGCTTTTGGGTACCAATTTCTCCAACAACTTCTATCAATCTGCCCAACGGATGCCATAGATCAATCCAGAACCTCACATTCTGTCCACTGTGAACTTCCATTCTGATAAACTGCTTTGCAGTGGCCCTCAACTGCAGTAGTTTTCGCCAAACCCAGGATCCTAAACTAGTATCCTTAATATCCCAGAAAGACTCTTGCGCAGGAGGTAGGTTTTCACCCAATCCACCCAAAGAGAGCTATTACCATCAAACAAACGCTATATTAGCTTAAGAGAGAATACAGTGGACTTCGCAGTGTTTATGCATAGACCTGATACTGTAGCAAATTCGTTAAAGACTTCAATAGTACCTTTCAATGACGAAGGAGTTCCATCTGTGAATACCATAATATCATCAGCGAAGCTGAGATGTGTCAACTTAAGTGACGTACAAAGTGACGTAAAAAATTATTGAATTTTTTATAACCTATTAACGTAATATATAATTGGTACAACTAAATAAAAATATTATTAGTAGTTTAGAAAACAAATTCATTGCAAGAAGTTTACAAAAAACAAAAAAAAAAAAAAGAGAACGGATTCAATATGTTTTACTAGGATTTATTGATGGTAGAATAAGTAATCAATAGTTTCATATATATTCTAGTCGTGCTATAATTCGTTTTGGTTAAATCATAACCAGAATTCTTCGGTATACCTTTGTCTTGAATCTATACTATTCAAAGAGAAAGATTCTTAGAAAATCTACTTATGAAAGATTTTTGCATCTATTCATTTTTAGTTCTACCTATTAAATACAACCAAATACTATAACTAACCTTTATTATAGCATTTTTATTACTACTAGAGGGTTTTCCAGGCTACGCCCGGATTTTTTTCCTATAATATTACTAAATTGACCTTAACTTGCGTTTTACTATTTTGAGATGGTAATTTCGGGTGGAATTGTGTTGTAACTCTTTGTTGTTGATGTTTTTTGGATTCAACTGTTGTTATATTATTAGTCGTTTGATTCAGCATAATGTATTGCATATTTTGGGAGAAATTATTTTATTTATTTAATTAAATTTTAAATTATTTCAGATAACATGGTTAATTAAAGTAAATTTATATTTTTTGGTAGTTTTTATTTTAAGAAAGTGTAAGTAATTTTTTTGTTGTAGAATTAACCATAGAATTTTTGTTTTAGTGTGATGCAGTGATCAGTTTTTCTTTCCTAAACTAAAGTAAGTTTGAATAATATATTGTGTTGAGGCAGTAGCCAATGAGCAAGTTGATCTTGAAGAGAATGCCCCTACGAAAGCACGTGTGGGAAGTCCCACACTGGCGCCCAAACAACCACGATTAGTCTTGATATGTTTTTGTTTCGCATCTTTCAGCTACGCTTATGTCTTTTTACTTTTTTTTTTTTAAAAGCCCTACGGGTCGTCGTTGTTTTTATTTCTATTATTAATGCAAATCTTTTCCGCCTAAAGATAACCACAATGTGCTCTGTTTATATATGTCGTAATCATCATGCAGCCTTTATTGTAACGTTCGAACACGCCAACGCTTGCAAAGCTTATAAAACATACAGTAGTGTGAGTTTTAAATTACAACAAAATTAAGATTACGGCTGAATTACTTAGCATGTAATTTTGAAATCTTTCAAATTTATTAATGTACAATTACCCTAAATTTCATGGTCATAATAAATCGGTTTTTTGGTGACGTTGGAATGTCTAATTTACCAAACTGCCATCCAAGTTCAGGGGATGATATACCAAAGCATGAATTAGTAATAGTATTTTACCGTAAACATGTATTATATTAGTACATGACAGTTTAGTATAAACAAAATAAATTATTAGAATAAGCTCGGTTTAACAAATATTCCAGTATATTAGTTCATAGTCACAGACTTGTCACTGTTATCATGCGAAGACAGAACAGTAAGAATGTGGTTAACATTCTCAGAAACTAATGGGAGGCTTGCCCGTCAGCAACGAAAACTCATCCGGTCACAGAGAAGTTGCAAACCTCCAAACCAAGACATACAATACCACCAAACCTAACAGAGTAAAACTGAAACAGATTGAATTCAAATAAAAAACAACAGCCAAATTCGTGAAAGCTTCAAATCCAACAAAACTAAAATGTTCAAACATCAAACTTAAGGTAAAAAACATTAAGTAGAGACAACATAGATTATAAGAAAGATAGTTTAATGTTACAAAAACAAAATCTGAGATTAAAAAAAAAAAACAAAGCATAGAGTTTAGTAACCATAAAAACCAACACTTAACACATCCTAGCCACTTCTGGCTCGCTTGGGATATTCTGCCTCAACATTATCAGCAACCCTCTTCACACTCCCAAAGCATGTGGAAGGATCATCATCAGCAACTTCCTTCTGCAAAGTTTCATGTGCGTTTGGTACAGCCAATTTCCTTCTAGATTGGCTTTAACTTCTGGAACTTCTGGAGTGAGCACCTTTGTCACAGTCAAAGCTTGGGTCTTGCCAGTCACATTGTGATCTGACACCTTCACAACGAATTTGCGAGTCTATAAGAGCTTGAGGTACTGGAACCAAGTGATCATCTCCTACATTCTCATTGGCCTAACATACGGTAATCAATTGTCACTATATACCTCTAATTATCTTGGAAAATACAGTTTTAAATAACAAAGGCACACAGGTTTGTAATTACCTCGAAATACTTCTCAACCAACTCAGAAGCTTTCTTTCCAGATAACTCATGTCCAACACCACCAAGGAGCACAAAAGACGCTTGATCATCATTATCATACACGGAGATCTTGGCCAGGTACCTGTGTCATGAGCAAAGTAAGAATGGTGCATTGAAGTATGAGTTTAAGTAGATCTGAGTCACTTACTGTGCAACACCAACAATATTGGTTTCCCACATTTCTTACACATAAGGCTAGTAGGCCCTTTGGTTGCCTTAGTGTGGCACCCACCACAGCCTATGTAATACCATGATGAACCGTGCGCAACATCACCAATCGTTGCTATGCACTCAAACCAAGCAACCTGCAAAATGTTAAACGATTAAATAAGAAACTAAGACTACCATATTAAATGTTTAACCAATTGGTACTGAACAACCTTGGCATCTTCCTACTTCATATAGGAAAAGAGCTCGCCTATGGTCACTGTCTTAGTCTTAGTGACAATGTCTGCATCAACTCTGTTAGCAACAACTAGGTTCGTGTTCATCATGAAGCCAACGTACAAACATCAAAAACAATGATGGAATAACAACTAACAATTTTAAATAAAGGAAAGCTTACCAAGTGAGATAATCTCGGGTTGCTTGGACATCAGTGTCCAAAAACACACGTGATGGCGTCATAGAGGAGAGAGCTAGGGCAACTATAACAGATCCATTGTTATAATACAAATGCAAAGTTATAATGTAAAATGGGATGTAGATTTGTCATAACCGAGCCTATCGGTTACTCATAGCCAATAAGCTCTAATTTCTACCAAATGCAGTTCTATTACTCAAAGCTAACCTAACCAGATAAGATTCTCTGACCATCCTATGTACTTCTAAACAATAAGAAAAAGTTGCTAATACGGACCTCCAAGTCGTTTTGGGTTTAAGGTAGTGACTAAAATAACACGGCCAGTTCC
Proteins encoded:
- the LOC106310265 gene encoding probable receptor-like protein kinase At5g47070; this encodes MNCLFMFKSKKPKSRRDLKKENKDKRGRELLQKSAPDLSTTRKNQTSSTSLSLPTPRSLPSPTSIRELYTERQQNRNLRVFSYKELSEATCGFDRKFQIGEGGFGNVYKATINNPTGGDSYSVPHTVAVKRLKKQSQQGHKQWLAEVQLLGVVNHPNVVKLLGYCSEDTERLLVYELMSNLSLEDHLFTRRTPTLPWKQRLEIMLGAAQGLAYLHEIQVIYRDFKSSNVLLDDDFNPKLSDFGLAREGPEGDNTHVTTVRVGTDGYAAPEYVETGHLRKHSDVYSFGVVLYEIITGRRTIERMKPSAEKILLDWVKLYPVNSKSFRVIVDSKLQSKYPVALVSRVAKLADLCLKKNDTERPTMAFVVESLSKIIEESNTGDMRSSIRESTRGVMRA